Proteins found in one Brachyspira murdochii DSM 12563 genomic segment:
- a CDS encoding SagB/ThcOx family dehydrogenase: protein MGIIKKTDKKEKNNKIKKIEISKEELEAREIPLLFSVVNFSSNIPISMYADTIGIKTAESSYRGAMHSEANRNISEEYLLNSKKSSIDLSVLYNVSGYSSFPIEASLSNRVLLEEEAHKKGNAVKLPPYKNINAPIGSVIRSRRSRRDFKGKPLTLSDLSTLLYYGDGISGDFDFKLNKDEYSTITFGDKYISKLRTAPSGGGLYPIYLYIAALNINNLDKGIYKYMPFTHSLEKIKLFSDKDLENYYNSNVFGGGIDLRKTALSIYYVYSLYENSRKYGDMALQFALIETGEIAQNIQLTAAASGILACDIGGFNKTLSEEFLNIDGQTNHVVHLTLLSK, encoded by the coding sequence ATGGGCATTATTAAGAAGACAGATAAAAAAGAGAAGAATAATAAAATAAAAAAAATAGAAATAAGCAAAGAAGAACTTGAGGCAAGAGAGATACCATTACTTTTTAGTGTTGTAAATTTTTCTTCAAATATTCCAATTTCTATGTATGCAGATACTATAGGAATAAAAACCGCTGAATCCTCATACAGGGGGGCTATGCATTCTGAGGCAAATAGAAATATAAGCGAAGAGTATCTACTCAACTCAAAAAAATCATCAATAGATTTATCGGTTTTGTATAATGTTTCAGGCTACTCTTCATTTCCTATAGAGGCTTCTTTAAGTAATAGAGTGCTGCTTGAAGAAGAAGCTCATAAAAAAGGAAATGCTGTAAAACTTCCTCCTTATAAAAATATTAATGCTCCTATAGGATCTGTTATAAGATCGAGAAGAAGCAGGAGAGACTTTAAGGGTAAACCTCTTACTTTAAGTGATTTATCTACACTTCTATACTATGGAGACGGTATTTCTGGTGATTTTGATTTTAAACTAAATAAAGATGAGTATAGCACTATAACTTTTGGTGATAAATATATATCAAAGCTCCGTACAGCTCCGTCTGGAGGCGGGCTTTATCCTATATATCTTTATATAGCGGCTCTTAATATAAATAATCTGGATAAAGGAATATACAAATACATGCCTTTTACTCATTCTCTTGAAAAAATTAAATTATTTAGTGATAAAGATTTAGAGAATTATTATAACAGCAATGTTTTCGGAGGCGGCATAGATTTAAGAAAAACGGCTTTATCTATTTATTATGTTTATAGTTTATATGAAAACTCTAGGAAGTATGGAGATATGGCACTTCAGTTTGCATTGATAGAAACTGGAGAAATTGCTCAAAATATACAGCTTACAGCAGCAGCAAGCGGTATTTTAGCATGCGATATTGGAGGATTTAATAAGACTTTATCTGAAGAGTTTTTGAATATTGACGGACAAACTAATCATGTTGTGCATCTTACTTTGCTTTCAAAATGA
- a CDS encoding bifunctional metallophosphatase/5'-nucleotidase, translated as MRKQFIFAFILITVILFSFSCSSSKKTGNTGTLTIIHMNDTHGKDEEERVVNKEVNPPETNYMYGAARRASYIKQVKSTNNNVLVLHAGDTITGSVYSTVFQGRDEADIMNMIGVDAVTVGNHFIDYGLDNFTEIMKERKFPTLSINIKNKTDNSYYAKPYIVTNVNGLNVAVIGVTTTEPVYSSSSVKDLVFEEEIQALKNFIKSTPLNTTNDVTILLSHIGYEMDKKVAEAMPNTFDIIIGGHSHTELEEADIVNGTPIVQTGCYGKYLGDINLSVSNGTVNSFDYKLVLMDQNIEQDKDMLAFIDEMKGTVDKEFNVRIGTLPVELPQDGIRTNSMAIGNFACDLVLDSYDNIDIAIVNSGALRTSLPSGDITLGKIQNEFFPFNNQAVTLSLNGKDLLDMIKISAKKIGSGGFLQYSRGVEIVYNARGELISAKLNGEDITENKDYNIVMSDYILDGGDGYIDSENNPIGRKGKNIIITGNDIRDALISQIKKLDNIPADYIDEKPRVIFE; from the coding sequence ATGAGAAAACAATTTATATTTGCATTCATATTGATTACAGTTATTTTATTTTCATTTTCTTGTTCATCTTCCAAAAAAACTGGAAATACTGGAACTCTTACTATAATACACATGAATGATACACATGGTAAAGATGAAGAAGAAAGAGTTGTAAACAAAGAAGTAAACCCGCCTGAAACTAATTATATGTACGGAGCTGCAAGAAGAGCTTCTTACATAAAACAAGTAAAATCTACCAATAATAATGTATTAGTTCTTCATGCTGGAGATACTATCACTGGAAGCGTTTATTCTACAGTATTTCAGGGAAGAGATGAAGCAGATATAATGAATATGATTGGTGTAGATGCTGTAACTGTGGGAAATCACTTTATAGATTACGGACTCGATAATTTTACAGAAATAATGAAAGAAAGAAAATTTCCAACACTTTCTATCAACATAAAAAATAAAACTGATAATAGTTATTATGCTAAGCCTTATATAGTTACAAATGTTAATGGTCTTAATGTTGCTGTAATAGGGGTAACAACTACAGAGCCTGTTTATAGTTCTTCAAGTGTAAAAGATTTAGTATTTGAAGAAGAAATACAGGCATTAAAAAACTTTATAAAATCAACCCCTCTTAATACCACTAATGATGTTACAATATTATTAAGTCATATAGGCTATGAAATGGATAAAAAAGTGGCAGAGGCCATGCCTAATACATTTGATATAATAATAGGCGGACACAGTCATACAGAACTTGAGGAAGCTGATATTGTAAATGGTACACCTATAGTGCAGACCGGCTGTTATGGAAAGTATTTAGGAGATATTAATTTAAGCGTTAGTAATGGAACTGTAAATAGTTTTGATTATAAATTGGTATTGATGGATCAGAATATAGAACAGGATAAAGATATGCTTGCATTTATTGATGAGATGAAAGGTACTGTTGATAAAGAGTTTAATGTAAGAATAGGTACTTTGCCTGTTGAACTTCCTCAAGACGGAATAAGAACTAATTCTATGGCTATAGGAAATTTTGCCTGCGATTTGGTGCTTGATTCTTATGATAATATAGATATAGCCATAGTAAACTCAGGGGCATTAAGAACATCTCTTCCTTCAGGAGATATCACATTAGGAAAAATACAAAATGAATTCTTCCCTTTTAATAATCAGGCTGTAACTCTTTCATTAAACGGTAAAGATTTGCTTGATATGATAAAAATATCTGCTAAAAAGATAGGAAGCGGAGGTTTTCTTCAGTATTCAAGGGGTGTTGAAATAGTATATAACGCTCGGGGAGAATTAATATCTGCCAAACTAAACGGAGAGGATATAACAGAAAATAAAGATTATAATATAGTAATGTCTGATTATATTTTAGACGGCGGAGACGGATATATTGACAGCGAAAATAATCCTATAGGAAGAAAAGGAAAAAATATTATCATAACTGGAAATGATATAAGAGATGCTCTAATATCACAGATAAAAAAACTTGATAATATACCAGCAGATTATATAGATGAAAAACCTAGAGTAATATTTGAATAA
- a CDS encoding ankyrin repeat domain-containing protein, with amino-acid sequence MAINANLYKRSKLYDLLSKILKKKDDENFNMKENVEKVLEIIDKSTEEEVNYADNKISCLHLAVQIASPDVVSALIAKGADVNAINERGVSPLHLAIIKNQPEEVIKILLDNGADYNREEANFSAMMLAEIMNAPYMHLFKK; translated from the coding sequence ATGGCTATTAATGCTAATTTGTACAAAAGATCTAAGCTATATGATTTACTTTCAAAAATATTAAAGAAGAAAGACGATGAAAATTTTAACATGAAGGAAAATGTTGAAAAGGTATTGGAGATTATAGATAAAAGTACAGAGGAAGAGGTTAATTATGCTGACAATAAAATAAGCTGTCTTCATTTGGCGGTTCAAATAGCTAGTCCTGATGTTGTATCTGCATTGATTGCTAAAGGAGCCGATGTTAATGCTATTAACGAAAGAGGAGTAAGCCCGCTTCATTTGGCAATTATTAAAAACCAGCCGGAAGAAGTTATTAAAATACTTTTGGATAATGGGGCTGATTATAACAGAGAAGAGGCTAATTTTTCTGCTATGATGCTTGCCGAGATAATGAATGCTCCTTATATGCATTTATTTAAAAAATAA
- the mazG gene encoding nucleoside triphosphate pyrophosphohydrolase has protein sequence MNSFEELVSIIKRLRGENGCAWDREQTFESLIPCFLEESYELVEAINNKDYENIKEELGDVLLHVVFFSELARDENQFNIDDVCKNINEKLIRRHPHVFGDSDVKDVEGILKQWDKIKQTEKNNSGFKSVLDGIPKSLPIMEKSYKMMKKAAGVGFEYKNIDDSLAKIDEELSEVKEAYNEKDKEHLEEEIGDLIMTVLDFARMNKINPVNSLIKVNEKFRRRFNYVERKAYDMNKKLEDMSLDEMDNLWNEYKKQEREK, from the coding sequence ATGAATTCATTTGAAGAATTGGTATCTATAATAAAAAGATTACGAGGAGAAAACGGCTGTGCTTGGGATAGAGAACAGACTTTTGAAAGTTTAATCCCATGTTTTTTGGAAGAATCTTATGAGCTTGTAGAGGCTATAAACAACAAGGATTATGAGAATATAAAAGAAGAGCTTGGAGATGTGCTTTTGCATGTAGTATTTTTTTCTGAGCTTGCAAGAGATGAAAATCAATTTAATATAGATGATGTTTGCAAAAATATTAATGAAAAACTTATAAGAAGACACCCTCATGTATTTGGGGACAGTGATGTTAAAGATGTTGAGGGGATACTTAAACAATGGGATAAAATAAAACAAACAGAGAAAAATAATTCAGGTTTTAAAAGCGTTCTTGATGGTATTCCTAAATCACTTCCCATAATGGAAAAATCTTATAAGATGATGAAAAAGGCTGCTGGTGTAGGATTTGAATATAAAAATATTGATGATTCGCTTGCAAAGATAGATGAAGAACTTTCGGAAGTTAAAGAGGCTTATAATGAAAAAGATAAAGAGCATCTGGAAGAGGAAATAGGAGATTTAATTATGACAGTTCTTGATTTTGCTCGTATGAATAAAATCAATCCGGTGAACTCTTTAATAAAAGTTAATGAAAAATTTAGAAGAAGATTTAATTATGTTGAAAGAAAAGCATATGATATGAATAAAAAACTTGAAGATATGTCATTAGATGAGATGGATAATCTTTGGAATGAATATAAAAAACAAGAGAGAGAAAAATAA